Part of the Marinobacterium rhizophilum genome is shown below.
AGACGCTGCAGGCGATTGAAGATGCCAATGTGGTGGTCTGCGTGATCGATGCCCGCCAGGGTGTGACAGACCAGGATCTGCACATGCTGGGCTTCGTGCTGGATGCAGGTCGTTCACTGGTGGTGGCGCTGAACAAGTGGGATGGCATGACCGAAGAGCAGAAGCTCAAGGTCAAGGAACAGATCCAGCGCCGCCTTGAGTTCGTTGACTTTGCCCGCTTCCACTTCATCTCGGCGCTGCACGGCAGCGGCGTCGGAGAAATGTACCGCTCGGTGGATGAGGCTTATGCCAGTGCAATGGCCAAGTGGCCGACGAACCGCCTGACGCGTCTTCTCGAAGATGTGGTGGCCGAGCATCAGCCGCCGATGGTCAATGGCCGTCGCATCAAGATGCGCTATGCCCACCAGGGAGGATCGAACCCGCCGATCATCGTGGTTCATGGCAATCAGCTTGACAACCTGCCGGCGTCCTACAAGCGTTACCTGCAGAACAAGTTCCGCCAGGTGCTTGGAATCAAGGGCACGCCTGTGCGGTTTGAGTTCCGTGTGGGTGACAACCCCTTCGAGGGTCGGCAGAATCAGCTGACGCCGCGCCAGTTGGCCAAAAAGCAGCGCTTCAAGTTGCATGTGCAGGACTTGAAAAAAGAAAGCAAGCGCAAGTCGCGCAAGAAGAAATGAGTGAGTCGCAAGAGCGTCGGCGTCTGTCGATCGGGGTGTTTGACTCGGGTGTCGGTGGTCTGACTGTGCTGAATGAGTTGCGCCGTCAGTTGCCCAGTGAAAACCTCATTTACCTTGGTGATACCGCGCGAGTCCCTTATGGCACCAAGAGCTCGCTGTCGGTAACTCGATACGCTGAACAGGCGGCCCGGTTGCTGGTTGAACGCAAGGTCAAGCTGCTGGTGATCGCCTGCAATACCGTATCGGCGGTGGCGGTTGAGCCACTGCGCTTGCGGTTTCCGGATGTACCGGTCGTGGGTGTGGTCGAGCCCGGTGCCGAAGCCTGTTGCGCGCAAACGCGGAACGGCCAGATTGGCGTTATCGCAACCGAGAGTACCGTAAACAACCAGGCTTATCAGAAGGCCATCATGGCATTGCGCCCCGATGTGCGAATCCGGGCGCAGGGGTGTTCACTATTTGTCTCCCTTGCCGAAGAGGGCTGGCACGAGGGTGACCTGGTGGAGCAGATTGTGGCGCGCTGCCTGTCTCCTCTGCTGGATGAGGCAGAGGGGGATTCCGGTATCGATACTCTGGTATTGGGATGCACGCATTTTCCGGCACTTAAGGGGGCCATCGCCAAGGTTGTAGGGCCGAATGTCAGTTTGGTGGATTCTGCCGTAACGACAACCCGCGTGGTTCGCCAGCAGCTGCTTGACGGCAACCTGATGCGCGAGGCATCGACGCCAGGCCATGTGTCCTTTCTAGTCACGGACGGCCCGGAACGCTTCGTTCGTGTTGCCTCCTACTTTTTCGAGGGGCCGGTAGACGCCGCTCAGGTGGAACTCGTTGACCTGCAGCATTACGCGGTTGCCTGAGTATATCGGGTGGTTACAAGGGTTGGCTTTGTTATCGGCTCTGTTCTGGTTATCCCGGCGGCGGCACTTGCGGGTCGCATGATTTAAAATAGAAAGGGTGCCCGATGGGGCGCCCTTTTTGTTTGCGGGTTGCGGAACCCTGCGGTTTTGTCAGTAAGTCTTGTTGTTAAAGCCTGCGCTGGTCGATAATTAACCAGCCTTTCCTGTGTTAAATGGTGACTGCTGTTTGTTTTTCGAGCTGTTTAATGGGGCTGTCATCGGATTCGGGTCTGAATACCGCTTTTTTGCACTTTTATGGCGTTATTTTTAAATGGGCTGTTGACTCTGATCCGGGGCAATGTAGAATGCGCACCTCGCTTAGGGAGAGCGGCTTCAACGGCCCTCAAGCAGAGCGGGCAAGTCGGAAGTAAGTGGTTGATTTTCTTAGAAAGTTAGCCGGTGTTATCGACTTGTGAGTCACTCGTTTTTCTCCTCGGCTGCGGTCGAAAATGTTGAAAAAAAAGAGTTGACTTAAAACACCGAGTCGCTAGAATATGCGCCTCACTTGAGGCACGGGGTCAGCGGTAACGGTCCTTGAGTCCAAGCGCTCTTTAACAGATTGATCAGGTAATTCGTGTGGGCGCTTGTCAGGATAAGGCATAAAAGCTTTATCAAGGTAAGCAACCTTCATGTGAATTCATTTAAGTTGTTTTAGCTTGAGTCAGATTTATCGATACTTCGGTATCTTGATTTTAAACTGAAGAGTTTGATCATGGCTCAGATTGAACGCTGGCGGCAGGCCTAACACATGCAAGTCGAGCGGTAGAGAGAAGCTTGCTTCTCTTGAGAGCGGCGGACGGGTGAGTAACGCGTAGGAATCTACCTGGTAGTGGGGGACAACATTCGGAAACGGATGCTAATACCGCATACGCCCTACGGGGGAAAGGAGGGGCTCTTC
Proteins encoded:
- the murI gene encoding glutamate racemase; translation: MSESQERRRLSIGVFDSGVGGLTVLNELRRQLPSENLIYLGDTARVPYGTKSSLSVTRYAEQAARLLVERKVKLLVIACNTVSAVAVEPLRLRFPDVPVVGVVEPGAEACCAQTRNGQIGVIATESTVNNQAYQKAIMALRPDVRIRAQGCSLFVSLAEEGWHEGDLVEQIVARCLSPLLDEAEGDSGIDTLVLGCTHFPALKGAIAKVVGPNVSLVDSAVTTTRVVRQQLLDGNLMREASTPGHVSFLVTDGPERFVRVASYFFEGPVDAAQVELVDLQHYAVA